In one window of Streptomyces sp. FXJ1.172 DNA:
- a CDS encoding LLM class F420-dependent oxidoreductase — protein sequence MRVGLHALGVGDGARPEVIRAVATAAETHGFARLWCGEHVVLVDTPASRYPYSADGRISVPADADWLDPLLALAFAAAATSRIGLATGVLLLPEHNPVVVAKQTATLDVLSAGRFVLGVGVGWSAEEFAALGVPFAGRGRRAEEYLAAMRTLWTEDPASFTGEFTRFDAIRVNPKPLRGGRLPVVVGGNSDAALRRAVTLADGWYGFNVPAAEVPMRVAVLADECARRGRAFDQLMVAVALSDGTPEHVPALVAAGVNEVVVVGAPPPSPDAAATWVAELAETWIHCGQ from the coding sequence ATGCGGGTGGGGTTGCACGCGCTCGGTGTCGGTGACGGTGCCCGTCCGGAGGTGATCCGTGCGGTGGCCACGGCCGCGGAGACCCACGGCTTCGCCAGGCTCTGGTGCGGTGAGCACGTGGTGCTCGTGGACACTCCGGCCTCTCGCTATCCGTACTCCGCCGACGGCCGGATCAGCGTGCCGGCGGACGCGGACTGGCTGGACCCGCTGCTCGCCCTTGCCTTCGCCGCGGCGGCCACCAGCCGGATCGGGCTCGCCACCGGTGTGCTCCTGCTGCCCGAGCACAACCCGGTCGTGGTCGCCAAGCAGACCGCCACCCTCGACGTGCTCTCTGCCGGGCGGTTCGTCCTCGGTGTCGGGGTCGGCTGGTCGGCCGAGGAATTCGCAGCGCTCGGGGTCCCCTTCGCCGGGCGAGGGCGGCGCGCCGAAGAGTACCTCGCCGCGATGCGCACCCTTTGGACCGAGGACCCGGCCTCTTTCACAGGGGAGTTCACCCGCTTCGACGCGATCAGGGTCAACCCGAAGCCGCTGCGCGGCGGCCGGCTCCCGGTCGTGGTCGGTGGCAACAGCGACGCCGCTCTTCGCCGTGCGGTCACGCTCGCCGACGGCTGGTACGGCTTCAACGTCCCGGCGGCCGAGGTGCCCATGCGCGTCGCAGTTCTCGCCGACGAGTGTGCCCGTCGCGGCCGCGCTTTCGACCAACTCATGGTCGCCGTCGCACTCAGCGACGGGACCCCGGAGCACGTACCCGCCCTCGTGGCAGCGGGCGTCAACGAAGTGGTCGTCGTCGGCGCGCCCCCGCCTTCACCTGACGCGGCAGCCACCTGGGTCGCGGAACTCGCCGAGACGTGGATTCACTGCGGACAGTGA
- a CDS encoding TetR/AcrR family transcriptional regulator — translation MGRPKQFEPGIAVSAAMEVFWRKGYAATTPQDLVDALGIGKGSLYHAFGSKQKLFLLALRHYGDAQVAALAERLRAPGPVKDRLRAALQELAQSDLADPDLRGCLAVNTSAELISVGREAAAVVRSVFDRIESVLRAVVEEGRRAGEFDARRDPQEIASGLLAVIVGMHVLARTADGPDRLNRIITAALLPL, via the coding sequence ATGGGCAGGCCCAAGCAGTTCGAACCCGGGATCGCCGTCAGCGCGGCGATGGAGGTCTTCTGGCGCAAGGGTTATGCCGCGACGACACCGCAGGACCTGGTGGATGCGCTCGGCATCGGCAAGGGGAGCCTGTACCACGCGTTCGGCAGCAAGCAGAAGCTCTTCCTGCTCGCACTGCGACACTACGGCGACGCCCAGGTGGCGGCGCTGGCCGAGCGGTTGCGGGCGCCCGGGCCGGTCAAGGACCGGCTGCGAGCCGCGCTGCAGGAGCTTGCGCAATCCGATCTTGCGGATCCTGATCTGCGCGGTTGTCTGGCCGTGAACACTTCGGCCGAACTGATCAGTGTGGGCCGGGAGGCGGCCGCCGTCGTCCGGAGTGTTTTCGACCGTATCGAGAGCGTGCTGCGGGCGGTGGTCGAGGAAGGCCGACGCGCTGGGGAGTTCGACGCCCGCCGCGATCCCCAGGAGATCGCGAGCGGCTTGCTCGCCGTCATCGTCGGCATGCACGTCTTGGCGAGAACTGCCGACGGCCCGGACCGCCTCAACCGAATCATCACCGCGGCCCTCTTGCCCCTGTAA
- a CDS encoding putative quinol monooxygenase: MVDVGLFVRVEAKPGHEAAVEALLRAALPDVEAESGTIVWMALRLGPTTYAVVDAFPGEADRQAHLEAGRARLAEALEHFAQPPTLERTDVIAAKIPWPADRSAA; encoded by the coding sequence ATGGTCGATGTGGGATTGTTCGTGCGCGTGGAAGCCAAACCGGGCCATGAGGCCGCAGTGGAAGCCCTGTTGAGGGCGGCACTGCCGGACGTCGAGGCGGAATCCGGCACCATCGTCTGGATGGCGCTGCGCCTGGGGCCGACGACCTACGCGGTCGTCGACGCCTTCCCTGGCGAAGCCGACCGGCAGGCTCACCTGGAGGCAGGACGGGCCCGGCTGGCCGAAGCGCTCGAGCACTTTGCCCAGCCGCCCACGCTTGAGCGTACGGACGTCATCGCCGCCAAAATCCCCTGGCCGGCTGACCGTTCTGCGGCATAG